The following coding sequences lie in one Aquabacterium olei genomic window:
- the bfr gene encoding bacterioferritin: MHGSPAVLVALNALLVDELAARDQYFIHSRMLAEWGFEKIAARIAHEMEDETGHADALIRRILMLGGHPDMKPSTLTIGHDLPEILANDLAVEISVTAHLREVMALCERERDFVTRDILLPMLIDTEEDHAHWLSQQLNLIRLMGLPNYLQSQLV; encoded by the coding sequence ATGCATGGCTCACCCGCCGTGCTGGTGGCGCTGAATGCCTTGCTCGTTGACGAGCTGGCTGCGCGCGACCAGTATTTCATCCACTCCCGCATGCTGGCGGAGTGGGGTTTCGAGAAGATCGCCGCCCGCATCGCCCACGAGATGGAGGACGAGACGGGCCACGCCGACGCGCTGATCCGCCGCATCCTGATGCTGGGCGGGCACCCGGACATGAAGCCCTCGACGCTGACCATCGGCCACGATCTGCCGGAGATCCTCGCCAACGACCTGGCGGTCGAGATTTCGGTGACGGCCCACCTGCGCGAGGTGATGGCGCTGTGCGAGCGCGAGCGTGACTTCGTCACCCGCGACATCCTGCTGCCCATGCTGATCGACACCGAGGAAGACCACGCCCACTGGCTGTCGCAGCAACTCAACCTCATCCGCCTGATGGGGCTGCCGAACTACCTGCAGAGCCAGCTCGTCTGA
- a CDS encoding TonB-dependent receptor, with protein sequence MSQRRTRVARPQSAASRSVPATLPLGALAAGMGLSLLAAPVMAQNEPAASQTLPAVGVKAAKQQAAPSKENLQTVTTNIGKGKQAIRDIPQSITVMTEKLIDDVKLDTLKQALHYTAGITFAATENGTDQDIRMRGFPVATVGDLLIDGMKDPSQYDRDTFNYDRIEVMRGSASMIFGRGSTGGVVNQVTKKPMLADQTDLTTTIGTGDYLRTTVDLNKRTDENAALRINAMVTTADNYGAKVKKYGVAPTYSWGIGTADEFTVGLFYLNVDNKPLNGFRYVGGQVPKNIDPNSYYGTSGDFLKGEATYVSASHVHRFGGDAELRTQFRSGEFMRGQWSTTATFGTGTTQANIDGSTSITRGGLTPRRDIYNGTYLQSDFSNKLTLLGMRHEVLAGVDLSAEQATRYSNNGARNVLGTRPVATVGNPNNEADLTGTGNRPLWRETSSYAGWALGAYAQDLIQIADHWKVLGGVRWDRFETTTQSLTFGTNASPSLTPTATSLTHLKYSSLWSHRVGLLYQPTSESSFHLSHSSSFNTAADTYQFTTALNSNTPAEKSRNIEVGAKLDWLNGDLSTRFALFRTEKFNERTTDIDFATSAYTLSGKRHSRGLEVDVVGRLAKDVEVYFSYAYIPEAKIDRAGSAGAGVGQRVGLTPRHTGATWLSWQAMPKFRVAAGVRGASENRPLTGSTGAASATAKAGGYTVVDAMAEYKFTQDTYAQLNVTNLANRTYGDMLYPGFSVLGEGRSIKFTVGTRF encoded by the coding sequence ATGTCCCAACGTCGTACCCGTGTGGCCCGCCCTCAGTCGGCCGCGTCCCGTTCTGTTCCCGCCACACTGCCGCTGGGCGCACTGGCCGCCGGCATGGGGCTGAGTCTGCTGGCTGCGCCGGTGATGGCGCAGAACGAACCGGCGGCCAGCCAGACCCTGCCCGCTGTGGGCGTCAAGGCGGCCAAGCAGCAGGCAGCGCCATCGAAGGAGAACCTGCAGACCGTCACGACCAACATCGGCAAGGGGAAGCAGGCGATCCGCGACATCCCGCAGTCGATCACCGTGATGACGGAAAAGCTGATCGACGACGTGAAACTCGACACGTTGAAACAGGCGCTGCACTACACGGCCGGCATCACCTTCGCCGCCACTGAGAACGGCACCGACCAGGACATCCGCATGCGCGGCTTCCCGGTGGCCACCGTCGGCGACCTGCTGATCGACGGCATGAAGGATCCCTCGCAGTACGACCGCGACACCTTCAACTACGACCGCATTGAAGTGATGCGCGGCTCGGCTTCGATGATCTTCGGGCGCGGCTCGACGGGGGGGGTGGTCAACCAGGTCACGAAAAAGCCGATGCTGGCCGACCAGACCGATCTGACGACCACCATTGGCACAGGCGACTACCTGCGCACCACCGTTGATCTGAACAAGCGCACGGACGAGAACGCCGCGCTGCGCATCAATGCCATGGTGACCACCGCCGACAACTACGGCGCAAAAGTGAAAAAGTATGGCGTCGCTCCCACCTACAGTTGGGGCATCGGCACGGCGGATGAGTTCACAGTCGGCCTGTTCTACCTGAACGTCGACAACAAGCCGCTCAACGGATTCCGGTATGTGGGTGGCCAGGTTCCCAAGAACATCGACCCCAACAGCTATTACGGCACGAGCGGTGACTTCCTCAAAGGCGAAGCCACGTATGTGTCGGCGTCTCACGTGCACCGCTTCGGCGGAGATGCCGAACTGCGCACGCAGTTCCGCTCGGGTGAATTCATGCGCGGTCAATGGAGCACAACGGCGACCTTCGGCACCGGCACCACTCAGGCAAACATCGACGGCAGCACGTCCATCACACGTGGGGGCCTGACCCCCCGCCGAGACATCTACAACGGCACTTACCTCCAGAGCGATTTCAGCAACAAGCTGACGTTGCTCGGCATGAGGCACGAAGTGCTCGCCGGTGTTGACCTGTCTGCCGAACAGGCCACCCGCTACTCCAACAACGGCGCTCGCAATGTGCTGGGCACCCGCCCGGTTGCCACTGTAGGCAATCCGAACAATGAAGCGGACCTGACAGGCACCGGAAACCGCCCGCTGTGGCGCGAGACGTCCAGCTATGCAGGCTGGGCACTGGGCGCGTACGCGCAGGATCTGATCCAGATTGCCGATCACTGGAAGGTGCTGGGTGGCGTTCGTTGGGACCGCTTCGAGACCACGACGCAGTCGCTCACCTTCGGCACCAACGCATCGCCCTCGCTGACCCCGACAGCCACTTCACTGACCCACCTGAAATACAGCTCGCTGTGGAGCCACCGCGTCGGCCTGCTGTATCAGCCGACGTCCGAGTCCTCGTTCCATCTGTCGCACAGCTCGTCGTTCAACACCGCCGCCGACACCTACCAGTTCACCACCGCGCTGAACTCCAACACGCCGGCCGAAAAGAGCCGCAACATCGAAGTGGGCGCCAAGCTGGACTGGCTCAACGGCGACCTGTCGACCCGCTTTGCGCTGTTCCGCACGGAGAAGTTCAACGAACGCACCACCGACATCGACTTCGCGACCAGCGCCTACACGCTGTCCGGCAAGCGCCATTCGCGCGGCCTGGAGGTGGACGTCGTGGGCCGTCTGGCCAAAGACGTGGAGGTGTACTTCTCGTACGCCTACATCCCTGAAGCGAAGATCGACCGGGCCGGCTCGGCAGGCGCCGGCGTGGGGCAACGCGTGGGCCTCACACCTCGCCATACCGGCGCAACCTGGCTGAGCTGGCAAGCCATGCCGAAGTTCCGTGTGGCAGCCGGCGTGCGTGGTGCATCTGAGAACCGTCCGCTGACGGGCAGCACCGGTGCGGCCTCGGCCACCGCAAAGGCCGGTGGCTACACCGTGGTCGACGCGATGGCCGAGTACAAATTCACTCAGGACACCTATGCCCAGCTGAACGTGACCAACCTGGCCAACCGTACCTACGGCGACATGCTCTATCCGGGCTTCTCCGTGCTGGGCGAAGGCCGCTCGATCAAGTTCACCGTCGGCACGCGCTTCTGA
- a CDS encoding DUF2325 domain-containing protein, with protein sequence MCDASRRLFDFLSPRLPEPASALSAPVAGCSPGPDGDRGSRRQRIWELEATAHCPVVGVCLPIPTLHQLAERLLPRGAWADEYELHCMVVSACRQRGPMAEAVQKDLDRRHQLAIKQAARCKDADALAAWWREACAGPRLGEALWATLTHPRCGPDLAYKVLGFVHMVQHQVGAATRVDQARFDALQAAHATLQRAHQAAQARLQEQSDRQGRRIDALEQTVLRLRADLISRDTELAQLREERDRLAAAQPDLPAREALLRERQAQTERLQALQRQVHRLSEQAQRLSERALAAEAQRADAFPPQPDEHDGRAVASPLHWVPRAALIDRAVLCVGGRPASVPAYRELVEQTGGRFLHHDGGDEDNPQRLDATLAAADLVVCQTGCISHGAYWRVKAHCKRTGKPCLFVDTPSRAALARALEAACTDAKTPQAT encoded by the coding sequence ATGTGCGATGCCTCTCGCCGCCTCTTCGACTTTCTCTCGCCCCGTTTGCCTGAACCGGCCTCCGCGTTGAGCGCGCCCGTGGCGGGGTGTTCGCCCGGGCCGGACGGTGATCGAGGGTCGCGGCGCCAGCGAATCTGGGAGCTTGAAGCGACGGCGCATTGCCCGGTGGTCGGTGTGTGCCTGCCCATTCCGACGTTGCACCAGCTCGCCGAGCGGCTGCTGCCCCGCGGCGCCTGGGCCGACGAGTACGAGCTGCATTGCATGGTGGTGAGTGCGTGTCGCCAGCGCGGACCGATGGCCGAGGCGGTGCAGAAGGATCTGGACCGTCGCCACCAGCTGGCCATCAAGCAGGCGGCGCGGTGCAAGGACGCCGATGCGCTCGCGGCCTGGTGGCGCGAGGCCTGCGCCGGCCCGCGCCTCGGGGAGGCGTTGTGGGCCACGCTGACGCACCCACGCTGCGGTCCCGATCTGGCCTACAAGGTGCTGGGTTTCGTGCACATGGTTCAGCATCAGGTGGGCGCTGCCACGCGGGTGGATCAGGCGCGGTTCGACGCCCTGCAGGCGGCGCACGCCACGCTGCAGCGGGCGCATCAGGCGGCACAGGCGCGGCTGCAGGAACAATCGGATCGGCAGGGCCGGCGCATCGATGCACTCGAGCAGACGGTGCTGCGTCTTCGCGCCGATCTGATCTCGCGGGACACCGAGTTGGCGCAGTTGCGCGAGGAACGCGACCGGCTGGCTGCGGCGCAGCCCGACCTGCCTGCCCGGGAGGCCTTGCTGCGCGAGCGCCAGGCACAGACCGAGCGCCTGCAGGCCCTGCAGCGCCAGGTTCATCGCCTGAGCGAACAGGCTCAGAGATTGAGCGAGCGCGCCCTCGCAGCCGAGGCCCAGCGCGCCGACGCCTTCCCGCCGCAGCCTGATGAGCACGATGGGCGTGCGGTCGCCTCGCCGCTGCACTGGGTGCCGCGGGCGGCCTTGATCGACCGGGCCGTGCTGTGCGTGGGCGGCCGTCCGGCCAGCGTGCCGGCCTACCGCGAGCTGGTGGAGCAGACCGGGGGGCGCTTTCTGCACCATGACGGCGGCGACGAGGACAACCCCCAGCGGCTGGACGCCACCCTCGCTGCCGCGGACCTGGTGGTCTGCCAGACCGGTTGCATCAGCCATGGCGCCTACTGGCGCGTGAAAGCGCACTGCAAGCGGACCGGCAAGCCCTGTCTGTTCGTCGACACGCCGAGCCGCGCCGCCCTGGCCCGGGCGCTGGAAGCCGCTTGCACCGACGCCAAGACCCCGCAGGCAACATGA
- a CDS encoding TonB-dependent siderophore receptor codes for MSAILLRRVAAAPSLLVLSGLITAIPATAWAQSPEPAVDSVQGVSVTARKEEAPTEGRASYRAGRSRTATGLALTPRETPQAISTITRSQLDDFGLGTVNDALAFAPGVTVERVETDRTYYSARGFDIDNFQLDGIGLPFTNGAQWGEVDTIVYDRIDVLRGANGLLTGTGLPSATINFVRKKPTSAFQASGGLTLGSWNKVRLEGDVSGALNADGSVRGRLVGAAQDSDSYLDRHGKRLYTLYGAVDIDLSRHTTLSLGWLERESRARSPFWGALPMNDTNGTQTDYDVSTNTAADWTWWNNKERRLTAELSHDFGQGWQLRTGLTHRSNKSDSELLYVFGTPVQGSAAGLYGYPSAFRGDYTQDLLHVQASGPFSLAGRQHEAVVGANWAKEDATEQSGYASYAGSRFTDLGAMLDNWDGRFAKPAMDASFAGSSFDLERQGVYGAARFSLSDAVKLITGAQLLHIRSSGLSYGVPHVYDATRLTPYLGAVWTLTPALSAYASHTQIYKPQTEVNADGKPLAPVRGTNAEVGLKADLLDRKLSLLAAVFRTRQDGLAGDATWVEGRNVYSATDARSQGIELEATGRVAEGVELSASLTHTDIEDADGQDTRTFLPRDTARVSVRYAATGRLSTTAALRWQSAIYRDIGGVRATQDSHALLDVGASYQIDKHWKVSAQIRNLTDQKYINSLYWDQAFYGAPRHGQVSVNWTY; via the coding sequence ATGTCTGCCATCCTGCTTCGCCGCGTTGCGGCGGCTCCCTCCCTGCTCGTGCTGAGCGGGCTCATCACCGCCATCCCGGCCACCGCCTGGGCGCAAAGCCCCGAGCCCGCTGTCGACAGCGTGCAGGGGGTGTCCGTCACCGCCCGCAAGGAGGAGGCGCCCACCGAGGGGCGCGCCTCCTACCGGGCCGGCCGCTCGCGCACGGCCACCGGGCTGGCACTCACCCCGCGTGAAACACCGCAGGCCATCAGCACCATCACCCGCAGCCAGCTGGATGACTTCGGGCTCGGCACGGTCAACGATGCCCTGGCGTTTGCGCCGGGCGTGACGGTGGAGCGCGTCGAAACCGATCGCACCTACTACTCGGCGCGCGGCTTCGACATCGACAACTTTCAGCTCGATGGGATCGGCCTGCCGTTCACGAACGGGGCCCAATGGGGCGAGGTCGACACCATCGTGTACGACCGCATCGACGTGCTGCGCGGGGCCAATGGTCTGCTGACGGGCACGGGGCTGCCATCGGCCACGATCAACTTCGTGCGCAAGAAGCCGACGTCGGCCTTCCAGGCCTCGGGCGGGCTCACGCTCGGGTCGTGGAACAAGGTTCGGCTGGAGGGCGATGTGTCGGGTGCGCTGAATGCCGACGGGTCTGTGCGTGGGCGCCTGGTCGGTGCAGCCCAGGACAGCGACAGCTACCTCGACCGCCATGGCAAGCGCCTGTACACGCTGTATGGCGCCGTCGACATCGACCTGAGCCGTCACACCACCCTCTCGCTCGGCTGGCTGGAGCGTGAGAGCCGCGCCCGCAGCCCCTTCTGGGGCGCGCTGCCGATGAACGACACCAACGGCACGCAGACCGACTACGACGTGTCGACGAACACGGCCGCCGACTGGACCTGGTGGAACAACAAGGAGCGGCGACTGACCGCTGAACTGAGCCACGACTTCGGCCAGGGCTGGCAGCTGCGCACCGGGCTGACCCACCGCAGCAACAAGTCGGATTCGGAGCTGCTGTACGTGTTCGGCACGCCGGTACAGGGCAGCGCTGCCGGGCTGTATGGCTACCCGTCGGCCTTCCGTGGCGACTACACGCAGGACCTGCTGCATGTGCAGGCCAGCGGGCCGTTCTCGCTGGCGGGGCGCCAGCACGAAGCGGTGGTTGGCGCCAACTGGGCGAAGGAAGATGCGACCGAGCAATCGGGCTATGCGAGCTATGCCGGTTCGCGTTTCACGGACCTGGGGGCGATGCTGGACAACTGGGATGGTCGCTTCGCGAAGCCGGCGATGGACGCGAGCTTTGCCGGCTCGTCCTTCGATCTGGAGCGCCAGGGCGTGTATGGCGCTGCGCGCTTCAGCCTGAGCGACGCGGTGAAGCTGATCACCGGGGCGCAACTGCTGCACATCCGTTCAAGCGGCCTCAGCTATGGCGTGCCCCATGTCTACGACGCGACGCGGCTGACGCCCTACCTGGGCGCCGTGTGGACCCTGACCCCGGCGCTGTCGGCCTATGCAAGCCACACGCAGATCTACAAGCCTCAGACCGAGGTGAACGCCGATGGCAAGCCACTGGCGCCCGTGCGCGGCACCAACGCCGAAGTGGGGCTGAAGGCCGACCTGCTGGATCGCAAGCTGAGCCTGCTGGCGGCCGTGTTCCGGACGCGTCAGGACGGCCTCGCGGGTGACGCGACCTGGGTGGAGGGGCGCAATGTGTATTCAGCCACCGATGCGCGGAGCCAGGGCATCGAGCTGGAAGCCACCGGGCGCGTGGCCGAGGGTGTGGAATTGAGCGCCAGCCTCACACACACGGACATCGAAGATGCCGATGGCCAGGACACGCGCACCTTTCTGCCGCGCGACACGGCGCGGGTGAGCGTGCGCTACGCCGCCACCGGCAGGCTGAGCACCACCGCGGCCCTGCGCTGGCAGTCGGCTATTTACCGCGACATCGGCGGCGTGCGCGCCACGCAGGACAGCCATGCGCTGCTGGATGTCGGCGCCAGCTACCAGATCGACAAGCACTGGAAGGTCTCGGCGCAGATCCGCAACCTCACCGACCAGAAATACATCAACAGCCTCTACTGGGATCAGGCCTTCTACGGCGCACCGCGCCACGGCCAGGTCAGTGTGAACTGGACGTACTGA
- a CDS encoding TerC family protein, whose amino-acid sequence MLTLAPLWLWFVFAAIVLVALFVDFVVLKKQGAHEVTVPEALRWSAIWVAISLAFNGLLWWAFQQEQGTAVANTKALEFLTGYLIEKSLAVDNIFVFLMIFTYFAVPPAYQKRVLMIGIIGAIVLRTVMILVGGWLISQFHWILYVFGAFLFLTGVKMWWAADKESSLEDNPALKLLRRVLPVSERFDGERFWTVQRGKRIATPLMLVVALVGLTDVIFAVDSIPAIYAITTDPFIVLTSNILAILGLRAMYFLLAAMAAKFHLLSYGLAVVLVFIGTKMMLIDLYKIPVLVSLGVVVGILAITMIWSVKTAPRIGGSKTATGTPQS is encoded by the coding sequence ATGCTCACGCTTGCGCCCTTGTGGCTGTGGTTCGTCTTTGCCGCCATCGTGCTGGTGGCCCTGTTCGTCGACTTCGTCGTCCTCAAGAAGCAGGGTGCGCACGAAGTGACCGTGCCCGAAGCACTGCGCTGGTCGGCCATCTGGGTGGCCATCAGCCTTGCCTTCAACGGCCTGCTGTGGTGGGCCTTCCAGCAGGAACAGGGCACCGCGGTGGCCAACACCAAGGCCCTCGAGTTCCTCACGGGCTACCTGATCGAGAAGTCGCTGGCGGTCGACAACATCTTCGTGTTCCTGATGATCTTCACCTACTTCGCGGTGCCGCCGGCCTACCAGAAGCGGGTGCTGATGATCGGCATCATCGGCGCGATCGTGCTGCGCACCGTGATGATCCTCGTGGGCGGCTGGCTCATCAGCCAGTTCCACTGGATCCTGTATGTGTTCGGCGCCTTCCTGTTCCTCACCGGCGTGAAGATGTGGTGGGCCGCGGACAAGGAGTCGAGCCTGGAAGACAACCCGGCGCTCAAGCTGCTGCGCCGGGTGCTGCCGGTGAGCGAGCGGTTTGACGGCGAACGCTTCTGGACGGTGCAGCGCGGCAAGCGCATCGCCACGCCGCTGATGCTGGTCGTCGCGCTGGTGGGCCTGACCGACGTCATTTTTGCGGTCGACTCCATCCCGGCCATCTACGCGATCACCACCGACCCGTTCATCGTGCTGACGTCGAACATCCTGGCCATCCTGGGGCTGCGCGCGATGTACTTCCTGTTGGCTGCCATGGCTGCCAAATTCCACCTGCTCAGTTACGGCCTGGCCGTGGTCCTGGTCTTCATCGGCACCAAGATGATGCTGATCGACCTCTACAAGATCCCGGTGCTGGTGTCGCTCGGCGTCGTGGTCGGCATCCTGGCCATCACGATGATCTGGAGCGTGAAGACGGCGCCCCGCATCGGTGGCAGCAAGACGGCCACCGGCACGCCGCAGTCGTGA